AGGTCGGCGATGTACAGCTCGCTTAAGCCCATCGACTTAAAGGCACGCCCTAAAGCTAGTGGATCAGGCGAGCGGGCTAAGCAGCTCCTCAGAGGCTCGTATCGATCACGCTCGCCCCTGACCGCGTGGACAGCCAAGCCCCTCCTCAAGTCTACTGCTGGAATCACCCTCAACTTCAAGAGGGAGCTTAAAGCTACACACCTCAGCAGTCTAGGCCTCGAGGTCTACGAGTCTACGCACAGAGGCAGCCCTCGTGGAGCTTCCTAGCTTGCTATAAACGCTAGCTTATTTTCGTAAGAGCCGCCCCGGTCACTACGCTATCAGCTATAGCTACAGCGCAGCCAGCGATCCTCCTAAGATCTCTAGCTACTGCGCTTAAGGCTGGAGCGACCTCGACGTTCTCCCTGAGGGACACTAAGCTCCTCAGGACTTCACCATCTAGAGACTTCACCTTCTCCATTAGGTCCATGACTGAGTGCGCTAGGCTCTGATCGCCTAGTGAGGCTGCGCGGAAGGCTGTACTAAGCATAGACGTGGCCTCCTTGGACATGGTTAAGAGCAGCCCTACAACTTCACTAGGTAGGGGCCTACCTTTAACAGATAGCAATGTGCCTGCTGCTCTAGATGAAAGCAGGGCGAGCCTAAAAGAGTCCCTGGCCACCATGATGTTGGTCAAGGCGTCCTCAGGCCTCGCAACGCCAACGGTCCTCGCCACTTCCCTATCCTTCATGGCTAGCACTGACTGCCTAATCATTAGCCTATAGAGCTTAGCCACCTCCTTCTCCCTATCCATTACGTCTTGGAGGACCCCTTCCTCCCCGCGCTCAAGGAAGAGAGTTAAGTCGTTCACCGAGGATAAAAGCAGCGAGAACATCCTCTCCCTGAGCTCAGCCAGCGGGAACTTTAATGGATCGACTAGGATGCGGAGCACCATTTTACTTGGCTGTATATCAGCCACCTCCATCCCGATTAAGTCGAGCATGGAGGCCCTCACAGCCCCCTTGACTTCAGGGGGGATCCTGTTCTTAGAGGCTATCGATACTACGTCGTAGCCCTGCATGTAGGCAGCCTTAATGCAGCGGTCGAGCCACTTAATGTTGCTTAAGCGCTCAAGCTCAATTACCGCCTCGCGAAGCATAGGCCTCCTAATCAGAGAAGGTGGAGCTACGCGTAGAGACCCGTCCTCCTCAATAACTATGTCTAGCCTATCTCCCTTCTGAAGCCCTACCCTACGAGCCCACTCCTTAGGTA
Above is a genomic segment from Candidatus Nezhaarchaeota archaeon containing:
- a CDS encoding AbrB/MazE/SpoVT family DNA-binding domain-containing protein, which encodes MSSIESRKVQVGAGGSYLLVLPKEWARRVGLQKGDRLDIVIEEDGSLRVAPPSLIRRPMLREAVIELERLSNIKWLDRCIKAAYMQGYDVVSIASKNRIPPEVKGAVRASMLDLIGMEVADIQPSKMVLRILVDPLKFPLAELRERMFSLLLSSVNDLTLFLERGEEGVLQDVMDREKEVAKLYRLMIRQSVLAMKDREVARTVGVARPEDALTNIMVARDSFRLALLSSRAAGTLLSVKGRPLPSEVVGLLLTMSKEATSMLSTAFRAASLGDQSLAHSVMDLMEKVKSLDGEVLRSLVSLRENVEVAPALSAVARDLRRIAGCAVAIADSVVTGAALTKIS